A genomic region of Populus nigra chromosome 11, ddPopNigr1.1, whole genome shotgun sequence contains the following coding sequences:
- the LOC133668380 gene encoding LRR receptor-like serine/threonine-protein kinase GSO2, producing the protein MTRYVQQRTSLFLSFLFLLFPSVFSQLSSNQANTMMDLSKSLNLSDSLWDANKDPCSWKGVNCSSGNSSVTRLSLSEFGLSNSNLLPVVCKIETLQALDLSNNRLSSISDEFINDCGRIDGLKLLNFSKNLLSGPLPAFNVFVGLESLDLSFNSLSGNVSLQVDGFLALKSLNLSSNNFTGPIPVNLRKSLMLEELQLSMNSFQGTVPQEIANYQNLSLIDLSANNLEGSVPPRIGNLNKLRILLLSDNKLSGEIPANISNIPTLYRFAANQNKFGGTIPSGITRYLSFLDLSYNSLRGPIPTDILSGSNLQLVDLSYNLLEGSLPAKVSESLIRLRLGSNRLNGSIPPSFGTLDNLTYLELDNNSLTNEIPHQLSSCRRLALLNLAQNDLTGPVPAPLGNLGNLQVLKLQLNNLSGDIPLEITQLQLLSTLNISWNSLTGSIPSSISNLQRLAHLNLQGNNLRGPIPANINSMNSLLEVQLGQNQLSGTIPMMPVKLQIALNLSSNLFQGAIPETLSRLTDLEILDLSNNNLSGEIPESLTEMESLNLLILSNNQLSGVIPDFKHYVSLNASGNSRLKNNTATNTPQESPKKRRSVVVPVVVAVVAAFLAVGIVSIIVLSFSRRFLKVNDQQSQSGENLPSPQVIQGNLLTTNGIHRSSIDFTNAMEVAADPLNIELKTRFSTYYKATMPSGANYFVKKLNWSDKIFQLGSHNKFGQELEVLGKLSNSNVMTPLAYVLTVDSAYLFYEYAEKGTLFDVLHGKLGDTLDWASRYSIAVGVAQGLTFLHGCSSGPILLLDLSSRNILLKSLKEPLVGDIELHKVIDPTKSTGSLSTVAGSVGYIPPEYAYTMRVTMAGNVYSFGVVLLELLTGKPAVSEGTELAKWVLRNSTQQDRWDGILDFNISRTSPAVRSHMHAVLKIALSCVSVSTEARPKMKSVLRMILNAR; encoded by the exons ATGACAAGGTATGTGCAGCAAAGAACCTCTCTTTTCTTgtctttcttgttcttgttgtttccaTCAGTGTTCTCTCAACTATCTTCAAACCAGGCCAACACCATGATGGATCTGTCTAAGTCACTTAACCTTTCTGATTCGTTATGGGATGCTAATAAAGACCCATGTTCTTGGAAGGGAGTTAATTGCAGCTCTGGCAACTCGTCAGTAACTCGTCTTTCTCTATCTGAGTTTGGTCTCTCCAACTCTAATTTATTGCCAGTTGTTTGCAAGATTGAAACTTTACAAGCCCTTGATCTTTCTAACAACCGTTTGAGCTCAATTTCAGATGAGTTCATCAATGATTGTGGAAGGATTGATGGGCTAAAGTTGTTGAATTTTAGCAAAAATTTGCTAAGTGGTCCTTTGCctgcttttaatgtttttgttgggTTAGAATCTTTGGACTTGTCTTTCAATTCTCTGTCTGGCAATGTTAGTCTACAGGTAGATGGATTCCTTGCACTTAAAAGCTTGAATCTTAGTTCCAATAACTTCACTGGTCCTATTCCTGTAAACCTTAGAAAGTCCTTGATGTTGGAGGAACTTCAGCTCTCTATGAATAGCTTCCAAGGTACGGTCCCTCAAGAAATTGCAAATTATCAGAACTTGAGCTTAATTGATCTCAGTGCCAATAATCTTGAGGGGTCGGTTCCTCCTAGGATTGGAAATCTCAACAAGTTGAGGATTTTACTTCTGTCTGACAATAAATTGAGTGGGGAAATCCCAGCAAACATTTCAAATATCCCAACCTTGTATCGATTTGCAGCGAATCAGAATAAGTTTGGTGGTACAATTCCCAGTGGGATTACAAGATATCTTAGCTTCTTAGATCTCAGTTACAATAGCTTAAGAGGGCCTATACCGACAGATATTTTATCAGGGTCGAACTTGCAACTTGTGGATTTGTCTTATAATCTGTTGGAAGGCTCATTACCTGCAAAGGTATCTGAGAGCTTGATCAGGTTGAGATTGGGAAGCAACAGGCTCAATGGGTCAATCCCTCCTTCTTTCGGGACACTTGATAACTTGACTTACTTGGAACTGGATAACAATAGCTTGACCAATGAGATACCCCATCAGTTGAGTTCTTGCCGTAGGTTGGCACTATTGAATTTGGCACAGAATGACCTTACAGGCCCTGTACCTGCACCGTTGGGTAATCTCGGTAAtcttcaagttttaaaacttcaGCTCAACAATTTGAGTGGAGATATCCCTTTAGAGATCACTCAATTACAGTTGTTGTCGACCTTGAACATCAGCTGGAATTCGCTCACTGGTTCAATACCTTCTTCAATTTCAAACTTGCAAAGACTTGCTCACCTGAACTTGCAAGGCAACAATCTTCGGGGTCCAATACCTGCCAATATCAACAGCATGAACTCTCTGTTAGAAGTCCAACTTGGACAAAATCAACTAAGTGGAACTATCCCAATGATGCCGGTGAAATTGCAGATCGCTTTGAATCTCAGCTCCAACCTCTTTCAAGGAGCTATTCCAGAAACTCTTTCCCGACTGACGGACCTAGAAATTTTGGATCTATCAAACAACAATCTCTCAGGTGAGATTCCAGAGTCTCTTACTGAAATGGAATCCCTAAATCTGTTGATACTCTCAAACAATCAGCTTTCTGGGGTCATCCCAGATTTCAAACATTATGTGTCTTTAAATGCAAGTGGAAATTCAAGACTTAAAAATAATACAGCAACAAACACTCCCCAAGAATCCCCAAAGAAGAGGAGATCGGTTGTTGTGCCGGTTGTTGTTGCAGTTGTTGCTGCTTTTCTTGCTGTTGGCATTGTCTCGATTATAGTTCTATCATTCTCCAGGCGCTTTCTCAAGGTTAATGATCAGCAGTCACAATCAGGGGAAAATCTTCCATCACCTCAAGTCATCCAAGGCAATCTGTTGACTACAAATGGAATTCACAGGTCCAGCATCGATTTCACCAATGCCATGGAAGTAGCTGCTGATCCATTGAACATTGAGTTGAAGACTAGGTTTTCAACATACTATAAAGCCACCATGCCTTCTGGAGCAAACTACTTTGTCAAGAAGCTCAACTGGAGCGACAAGATATTCCAATTGGGTAGCCACAATAAATTCGGACAAGAGCTGGAAGTTTTAGGGAAACTGAGCAATTCTAATGTCATGACTCCTTTGGCCTATGTATTGACCGTCGACAGTGCTTATCTCTTCTACGAATATGCTGAGAAGGGTACGCTGTTTGATGTTCTTCATGGTAAACTGGGAGATACATTAGACTGGGCAAGCCGTTACAGTATAGCAGTTGGAGTTGCTCAAGGCCTTACCTTTCTTCATGGATGCTCCTCTGGTCCGATTCTCCTCCTTGACCTTTCAAGCAGAAACATTTTGCTCAAGTCTCTGAAGGAGCCACTAGTTGGAGACATTGAGCTCCACAAAGTGATTGATCCAACAAAGAGCACGGGCAGCCTTTCTACAGTTGCTGGCTCTGTGGGCTATATTCCACCAG AGTATGCATACACAATGAGGGTGACAATGGCTGGGAATGTATATAGCTTTGGGGTCGTTCTACTGGAATTGCTGACAGGAAAGCCAGCAGTTAGTGAGGGAACTGAATTAGCCAAGTGGGTTTTAAGGAACTCAACACAGCAAGACAGGTGGGATGGCATCCTTGATTTTAACATCAGCAGGACTTCACCTGCTGTCAGAAGCCACATGCATGCGGTCCTTAAGATTGCCCTTAGTTGTGTTAGTGTTTCCACAGAAGCAAGGCCAAAGATGAAGAGCGTATTAAGAATGATCCTCAATGCACGATGA